The Drosophila gunungcola strain Sukarami chromosome 2R unlocalized genomic scaffold, Dgunungcola_SK_2 000013F, whole genome shotgun sequence genome includes the window ATCCAGTAAAAGCCGATTATATCACACATAGCTCcgtaaaacaacaaaaaatgtcgGGTTACTACAACATTCGAATTTTTTACTGACTCAGCCCCACTTAGTTTTGTGTTACCCATTATActcaaactaaaaaaaaataaatatccttGATATTGCTTATACCAATTTAAATGTGATATGTTATTttcttaaacatatttattgtttatttatcaatttgggtgaacaaaataataacctTTTCGGCATCGAATAGAGATTCTTCAACAATATTGAGTAgaaatgcaaatataaataaaattttgcgCCCAGTTTAACTGTAAAACGCTCAGGCTAACAATTGTGTTTTAGTGCGTTGGACATCATGGATTTGACCCAGTACTTAGTTGGCCACGTAGATCTCGAACTCCTTGTAGGCCAGCTCCTCGCCGCCGTAGGGGATGTAGCAGCATCCGTGCGAGGGCTGCACCTTGCCCACGGTGATGGTGCCGTCGTGGGTGGCGCGTCCGATGAAGAGCGGCTCGCCCTCAGCGGTCTCGCCGGCGGGCAAAGCGTTGGACGGAATGTTTCCGGCCTCCACGGGCACCCACTGTCCTCCGGCGGCGCAGAGCACCTCGTACTCGCCGTGTCCGTGCTCCCCGCCTCCGTAGGCCACGTAGGTAACGCCGTGCGATGGGTGCAGCTTGCCGGGAATCAGGTCACCCTCGTGACGGGCACGGGCGATGTACAGCTGCTCGCTGCTATCGAATCCTCCCTCCAGGGCGTTAGGCGGAACCTCTCCGTTGGCGGCAGCCACCCAACATCCTGGTCCGCTTCCGGTGGGCGCGGCGAAGCCCATTACGGGCGCCGAGGGAGTAGGGTCTGCGGAGAAAGGGTtgaattagaattagaatttCATACAAACTATAAGATAGAAAactcttaaaaaatgtaaattcttTGATCGGTATCTTTACccatattataaattattcttCCTAAAGAGATTAGTTGATTACTCAAGGCAGATAATTATTTCAAGGTTTATCTTGAATGCCAAGTAAAGTAAACAAATGTCTTAAAACCTTTCCAAAGCTTACTTTGCATTTTATATGAAGATCCtaccttaaaatatttaaaaaataataataataatttgattaaGCGTAGTTGTTCTTGGTAGAAAGACAATGTTTACATTGTACAACTAAACGACAACACATTATCCAAACAGAACGAAAGGTAAACTAATCAGAGGGAAAAAACACTTGTGCTATTGTCTTGCCCCCAAATGGGTGTAACTGGGCGTAAACTCACCATCCAGCTGCCAGGACCCGCTGGCGCCCCATCCCGTGCAGATGCCGACGAAGTTAACTGGGAACAGACTGCCGGCGTCGTAGGAAAGAAAGGCAGCGGCATCGCCTTCGCGGCCCACGGTGATGACATTGTCATACCAGCGCACCCAGAAGCCACGGAACTCTCCGGCGTCCAGGATACCCGGAGTGGGCACCTCGGCCACCTCGGGCTTCTGGCGGTCCTTGCGGATCACCGACTTGGTGTTTTCCCAACCGCCCAGGAAGATCTCGTAGATCGGACCGTTCTCCTCGGCAGCTGGTGTGAGTGCCAAGTGGGCATCTTTTGGGGAACGCACCTTGAAGGTGAACACTCCTCCGCTGGCCGGGAAGAATTGGTATTCCAACTTATCGGGGGTGTTGATTTCTGCAAACAAGACGGCGATGAGAAGATTAGTAGAgcattttggaaaaaaaactgTACCCAGCTACCCCGTTTTCAGAGGCAACTGTACCCAAAATATGTGCGAGATGGGAATATTTTGAGGTTTGTTTTATCAACCTCAAACATCTCCCGCAAATCATGGGAAAAGTGTTGTCATAAAAAATACTTGAGCTGGAAAGAATTCGTTGCTATTTATATGTTTGGGCCGTTGCAGATACATATCTGAATGTTTAGcgtctgtttttgttttcgcttcTTCATCAGCGCCATTCGCATGATGTCATTTAGATCGCCATCGGTTCTTTGCTATAAAAACATTCTAGCTAATTCCACTCAAGCTCAATTCCGAGCTCTGAGCCGGCTTTACGGGGTCTCGAGCGACAAACATTTGCCcagatatatgtatgtatagtTGTGCTGTTTGTTTTCGCCAGATAGCACGAATTGTTTCCcaagcaacattttttttcgcatGACATCATTATAGGTGCATCTCTCGTCTGACCCTCGGGTCACCGTCGCGGTATTCTTATTGATTATTACCAGAGTTCAAGGCGTATAATAGTGACTCATCACAGTTGATACACATTTTTGGGCATCTTGTTGTATGACAGCATCGAAAACCAATTTAGTAGGTCATAAATAATACTAAAAAGGCGGCAGCAAAGTCCCAAAGTTGTTGTATTGTCTGCGTATTCCCGTTAATTGAATTGAGATGATCACAAGGTGAAAGTTCTGTTAAACACGCCATGCATATATTTTATCTGGTAGAAACTCAACACAGataaaaaatttctataatttatttacttctgATGTTTCGATTCTAGGAATATGTTGACACAATTCAATTTTGGTCGAGGGCCAAAAGTTTCGTTCTTCGGTCCGCGTCTCTTCCTACGTTTGAATTCACCCAATTATCCATTCCATTATCCAACTGCTCTAGGCACTCCACCCACTAGGGCACTCACCAATTGGCATGATTGCTGCTTCCACTTAACGTTGTTCGGTTACTGAGATTCTGATTCAAACTGCCGCAATGGAGCCCAAATACCGGCGAGGTAAGCACTGCTAAAAAAAAGAGGCACTGCGAGAATAAAAGCTCGACAAGCTTTTGGCCTCTCTTTCAATTTGTGTGAGATCGATGTCTATCTAGAAAGTAGTCGACTGACTGTACTAGCTTGAAATGGTGAGCTATTACCAAAGAGTTCTACCGTTCATTGCTACACCTTGTTACAAGAGCTttactttaattgaaatagGTAAGCACCATATTAACCCAGAGTCCTTCAAAAACTCATGAAACttttgaattaataataacagatctaaaaacaaataaaaatgtttgtatcaaaattaattatataaaaggGAAATTCCGTTATGGCATCGACAAGTTAAAGTCAATCGGTTTGCTTATCTTAAGGTTAAAATAAGATTTTCCTTACaatgtttgttatttaataaagtCCAAACCATTTTGAATAGAGTATGCAATCTTCGGAGTAGCATTTGTACCCAGTTTTGCCTAGCACGTCAATGACTCACGTTGACTCAAAAGCTACTGCTGATGTCATCTAGACCAGCAGGAAGCTTTTTCAATGCTGAAGTGCTCTAGCAAAGGGCttgatattttttgctttccGCTTGCCAAtgatttacatatttatgttaaattcaacaattacAACTCTAGCCATAAATAAGTCAGATACGCAAAAAATACCGACcgaaaatacttttgaaatagataataatataaaaactttggaaatttacaatatttataatattaatttaggcAAGCACGAGCAACTAAGAGAATGAATTTTCTACGAGCtgcaattcaaaaaaatatttgtaatattaattttacgATTTCCTGGTTGATAGTGTACTTCTACTTCGATGTTCCTGTTTTTCTGATTTTGTGTTTACTCCTTTTATTATGTTTTGGCTTTGTTGTCGTCACTTGTTTTGACGTCATGTGCCGGTTTTAGTTTGTGTTGTCACATGGCTAACCAAACCAGGGCATCCAAAGCTATTGCCAATGATGTCGCCGTAAGGGTCTAAAATGTCGATGCTGcaataatgtttttaacaaTAGTAAATACATATGTAGGTTTTCCAACCggtcattttaaatttattgcgcTATTAAAGTGGTTCTCTAAAAAGTTCCATattgtagcatacttttggggCACCACATATATGATTTGTAAGTGCTATGGACCAATATTTTTAGCGTTACGGTTCTTTGCCCATCTTGTGCGGGGGTGTGCGAATTATCTTTCTTTACGTCACTGCTGCTTTGTTCATGGCTTCTTGGGTTCTCAATGTCAGTCGGGTTTCTTTCCTCTCGCCAGACGGTcgcatttttttattacgaaAAGTGCATGCGCAGAACGTGTCTACGAACGGAAATAGtgtaaaataaactaattgtTATTTACGTTCACAGAAACTGCTAGCCGTGCCAAATTGTCTTGTGATAAGAGTAGATCAATTGCTCACACCGTGCTTCTGGGGGTATTTATATCGGAGACACCTGAACACACACCCAAACAAACAGTGGCAGACGAGTAAACAAACTATACACTGCTTATAAAGGGATccttttattgttaattttagtgctaacattataatttttctgtGAGGCTTAGGATTTCACTCTGTTTAGCTGGAGCGTTGCATCAGTGCCCAACAACAAATACAGAAACATGTGCAGTTACGCCGCTGTAAATACGAAATTGTTGAGTTTAGGTTAACTAGAATGCCAGCTGTTGAACTAAtggttaagttaagttaataagcctagtaaaaataaatttaaattaggtAATTTTAGCATATTGCATTGTGCTACGATCTTAAAGAATTGACAGTTAAGGAtaataactaaataattttagttatagtGAATGTTGAAACAGGGACGAGAAAACATGGACACACATAGATTATTTCGTCATCTATTTCTAATCTTTCATACAACTTTCAAACACAATTCACTTTTTCCATTGACGAGCCCCCAAAATGTATACTGCGCAGATAAGCGGACAAAACAAGTTAACTTTGTTTACACTTTCCCATTTAGTTTTATTGCTCGACTGGCGTAACATTATGACCTCTGGAATGCTGTACCATCAGAATACTTGCCTTGGGTTGCCATTCAATTAAGGGAAATATTCACTCGCTGTTCAGTgccaaattgaaataaattaattcgaTTCAATTAACATTTCCGCTCCCGACTTTTGCGACATTTCAAGAGACAAGTGTAAATCTGGATGAACTCACTCAATTGAATCTAATTGGGTCTCTGTACCAGCCTCCGACCAAAAGATTCTCTTGAAAGTGTCAACAGCCAATTGAGCTGGCCTAGGGCAATCAACTTTGTATTAACCCTAGATAGAAAGGAGAGAAAAtggctattttattttatttcctagtttttttttttaattttttgattaatttaatatttgtttttaaacaccATAAGATTTCTTAAAATCTAGGTTTCGATGCAGATGAGCACTGTCTGGTAACgaaaggaaaattaaaaaaatgagcaGCGATAACGTTAAATCGCTTTATCGCGTATACGCCCCATAGGGCCACGtgaaagataaatattttttatgaaatcattCATCCATACAAACACCAGATCAgctgaaaacataaaaataaacttaaacctATATTTGTGTAGGTAATACTGTCTGTGTGCTTGACGAGCCCTCAGTACTTGTAGTCCAATATGAGTTTTACGTTTTTATACAaacatgtatgtatgtatgtatatttccgttaaatgtaaaaaaaactgGTTTTAATTTACTCTTACGatcaaaacattaaataaaaaaggtaaCTGATCGTGATTGGCCACTTATTCCGATTGATTTGACTTCGGAAccttttgatatttatatttatcctGGTGATTAATGCAACTCCCGTTCGATAATGGAGTTGTTGGCCTGTTGTTCTGATAAGTTATCTTTTGTCTCTCTTTTGCTTTCGTATAAAGgtgtacgtgtgtgtgtgttcgagTGGTTGCCCAAAGGTCACAGTCGAAGGTCGTTGGTATTTTGAGATGAAAACGTGCTGGTGTTTGGGCGAAACTTGGCAGTCACTAAAGAGTCTATAGACTTAGACTGGCATAATTTCGGAACCGGTTTGTCTGGCAAAAAAGGGAGGCAGACAGTCTCCTCCTTCGATAATTGGCAAGGGCACCTTGGGAATGACTCAAAAATGCGACAAACGTTATGTTTATGTTAGCTTcctaaacattttgttttggtctgTCGCCGTTTTTACTGTCAACACGTCACTTTTAAAGTGCATttgcaaattgcattttagGAATATAAGGGGGTGTTGCGAAAAACAGAGGTAAGAGAGCTAGAAAAGT containing:
- the LOC128256080 gene encoding C3 and PZP-like alpha-2-macroglobulin domain-containing protein 8, whose product is MPIEINTPDKLEYQFFPASGGVFTFKVRSPKDAHLALTPAAEENGPIYEIFLGGWENTKSVIRKDRQKPEVAEVPTPGILDAGEFRGFWVRWYDNVITVGREGDAAAFLSYDAGSLFPVNFVGICTGWGASGSWQLDDPTPSAPVMGFAAPTGSGPGCWVAAANGEVPPNALEGGFDSSEQLYIARARHEGDLIPGKLHPSHGVTYVAYGGGEHGHGEYEVLCAAGGQWVPVEAGNIPSNALPAGETAEGEPLFIGRATHDGTITVGKVQPSHGCCYIPYGGEELAYKEFEIYVAN